The Drosophila sechellia strain sech25 chromosome 2L, ASM438219v1, whole genome shotgun sequence region GCCACGTAATTCATTCATTACGATTTGCCGTTTTTGttggctttgcctttgccgATTTATATGCCGCACCGTACTCATGTCAagtgcactcgaaaaaaaagtCTGCTCTCAACATTAGCTATCATAACATAACTGACATTTTCAAAGAAGTAAAGTAGGTGGGCACTACCATAAAGCAGCAGATCTTAATTGTATAGCAACTTGTAATCAATATTATCTACATTTTTGCACGTGCACAAGTgaatttctctctgtgtagaTTGTGTGGGTACAGATCGGAGCTGGCTACCAATTTGGTGTCTTTGCTCTGAGCcagataaataataattatgacGGCTCGACACCAGGCAATGTTGGGAATCGAGTGCACAGCTTTTGCGCGGCTTTGTCATATCTCGGTGTTCATTAGTGAGTGTGCACTGTGGGCGCCTCGTAGCCCTCCATCCTCTGGATATATTACCCTTTTACCGCGATCACTTAACGGCGACTTATTGGCCAAGACAGTGACACCGATGAGGGTACCTATGGCTATATTACACTGGCATAGATAGTGCTCCGGTCGTTATTAATTGCTTGCCAGATTTATAAGGCATTAGCGAGTTAAGCGAGATGTTTTACGACTTGCCGGCCTAATGAAGACCATAATGCTCAAGGACAAGCAAATCGGTATTGGTAAACGGTATGACAAGGGTATTAGCCTTTTGACTTGCCCAGAACCAAACTATTTGCGTATTGGTTAAGCAACCCACATGATTTCCGCCATATAAGGAACCCTTCTTTAACCCAATCAATCAAAGTCAGTTCTATTACTTTGACAGCTACGTTTCCTCTTCCCATTcaataaaatgaataaaaataacTTAAGATTGTAGGTAATTTCAtagttttaaagtttttcttttccaAAAGATTGCAGTTTGAGAATACCTGTACTGGTTTTCAAGGCCTCGTTCATTCACTTGCACATGCCATTGAAATCTGGAGCCCCCACTCGATGCAACAACAACCCCCCGCCGAATCAGTTCCccagcccacacacacataccccATTTCAGGTTGCTCCACTACATTCGCCTAATTGAATTATGTTCCTCGAGTGACATAAACGCCAACTGACAAAGGCCAAACAATTTCATCAAAGCGAGCCTCTAATCTAGCAACAGCCCAACCTTTGGAGTCGTAGGAAGCCCTCGTCGTTTTGGACGGGGGCCACGCCTTTGGGCCAAGATTCGTTGACTGCCTCGAGACTACCGACTGACAGTTGATAACCGAGTACGGAGCAGTTGGGTGGATGAGGTGGTGGTGAACTGCTGCTGGGCACCTACCTTCGCAATCGCCATTCAGAACGGGAATGTCGCCGCGCTCCACGTCCGTTGGCACCTCCTGGTGTCTGTGATCCACGACTCCTTCCCGGGCGATCGTTGGCTCATACCAGCCGCGCACATCGCGCTTCTTGTTCTTCTCTGCAAAGATTGAAGCACAGAGCGGAGTATATGTTTATATAAGTGGGTTGTAGGTAGTCAAGGATGCGCGGGAATAACTCACCACGCTCGGTGATCTTGTTGCGCAGCATGCGAAGATTGCCACGACGATGGTTGCCTTTCTGGCAATTCGCCCGCTGCAGGGAGTGCTCCATGTCCCCATCAAAGTGGAGGGGATACTTGCGCTCACGGAACTGTCAACGATATGGTTCACTTATCTTCAGTGCCACTTGGGAGCAAGTACCATCTACTCACCAGCTTGATCACCGGATCGTCCATCTGGGTGTACAGCTTGGCCAGGTTCATGTCGATGTCGAGATGTGTGCTCGCCTTGCAGTCCACATGGAGCGTTATGCGATTCTTAGAGAACTGCAGCGCCAGGGATCGGATGGTGCTCGTCTCGTTGATGTTGGGTATCTCGAAGTTGCGCGACTCGGTAGCTCCATTCGCACTGATGTCCAGCGTTACCCGCTGCTGTTTGCGGTCCAGGAAGAAGGACATCTTGTGCTTCAGCATGGGGAAGTCGATCATGAAGAGTGCTTCTATGGATATGTGCAACTTTCGACGCGGTCTAATTGATGGGAACTCTTAGTTTTTGAATAAATAGTGATAAGATTCAATAATTACCTAATGTGTCGCGTTGATATGACCACATCTCCTTTGCGTATAAACTGCTCCAGTTCAGCGGAAGCAACTGAAATGGTGagatataaataaatcaaattctaTATTCCTTTCCAATTTTCGTGCCCTAtctttttttgcattttttgatCAGTTTCGAAACTGTCAAGAACAACTTCCGTTCT contains the following coding sequences:
- the LOC6611427 gene encoding uncharacterized protein LOC6611427 isoform X2, with translation MNWTRVLLIGLTALALTFVEVASLSLDPVASAELEQFIRKGDVVISTRHIRPRRKLHISIEALFMIDFPMLKHKMSFFLDRKQQRVTLDISANGATESRNFEIPNINETSTIRSLALQFSKNRITLHVDCKASTHLDIDMNLAKLYTQMDDPVIKLFRERKYPLHFDGDMEHSLQRANCQKGNHRRGNLRMLRNKITEREKNKKRDVRGWYEPTIAREGVVDHRHQEVPTDVERGDIPVLNGDCEDAFARSLSDLLALVKLLREDVAHQRQEIAYLRMLLENCAGCKNPSTTDNQLRIEPDCRSSNPCYPGVECLDSAAGPRCGHCPLGFIGDGKSCKPGVTCAHHMCYPGVQCHDTVNGAQCDSCPAGYEGDGRTCSLRNPCLDTPCPSGNILVPSHNVQHYQRQSQYTARKYSVVTN